The following proteins come from a genomic window of Shewanella halifaxensis HAW-EB4:
- the flgA gene encoding flagellar basal body P-ring formation chaperone FlgA has translation MKIYFGSFLLILLLPTLAYATTAASIPSVSTISRLAIAAVEEKIEAPAKARINITPQSLDTRVNLPNCYLPITAEIASDRAIRRNNTVKISCNSPDLSYPWQMFVSVRVDILYPVVVAKSTMGPGDLLSRGDIELEYIEQTTLRGHQFEEISEVVGARLKRRVAPGQPIFANQLCIVCKGDSVSIYARSENFEIKTVGEALHDANVGDKVRIKNSHSHKNLDARVTGVGQVEVRM, from the coding sequence ATGAAAATCTATTTTGGCTCATTTTTATTAATACTTTTGCTACCAACTTTAGCATACGCCACTACAGCTGCCAGTATTCCTTCTGTATCGACCATCTCTCGATTAGCTATAGCGGCAGTTGAAGAAAAAATTGAGGCCCCTGCAAAAGCAAGGATTAATATCACACCCCAGAGTCTAGATACCCGTGTCAACCTGCCCAATTGTTACTTACCCATAACCGCTGAGATTGCCAGTGACCGCGCGATCCGCCGAAACAATACCGTAAAAATCAGTTGTAATAGTCCTGACTTAAGTTATCCATGGCAGATGTTTGTATCCGTAAGAGTCGATATTCTGTACCCCGTTGTGGTCGCAAAATCGACCATGGGCCCAGGTGACCTTCTCTCTAGAGGTGATATTGAACTCGAATACATTGAACAAACCACATTACGGGGGCATCAATTTGAAGAGATCTCTGAAGTGGTGGGAGCGCGGCTAAAGCGACGCGTCGCACCTGGGCAACCGATTTTTGCCAACCAACTCTGTATTGTTTGTAAAGGTGATAGCGTGTCGATATATGCTCGTTCTGAAAACTTTGAAATTAAAACCGTTGGTGAAGCACTGCATGATGCTAATGTTGGCGATAAAGTTCGCATAAAGAACAGCCACTCGCATAAAAACCTCGATGCACGCGTCACTGGCGTTGGCCAAGTCGAAGTAAGAATGTAA
- a CDS encoding chemotaxis protein CheV, whose protein sequence is MSNILESVNKRTQLVGQNRLELLLFKLNGRQRFGINVFKVKEVLQCPPLTNLPKLNSKVRGVAHVRGMTISVIDLSAATGGRPIESVENSFIIISEYNRSVQGFLVSSVERIINMNWEAIMPPPKGAGKFSYLTAVTEIENELVEILDVEKILDEISPVNTNISKELDDALTIDRDQHYHIMVIDDSSVARKQIIRALTSLDLQIDTAKDGKEALEKLRAMSAELEDVSTEIPLIISDIEMPEMDGYTLTAEIRDDPKLKNIKVVLHTSLSGVFNQAMVQKVGANDFIAKFNPDELAAAVNKHLSL, encoded by the coding sequence ATGTCGAATATTCTCGAATCAGTAAATAAACGGACTCAGTTGGTTGGACAAAACCGCCTAGAATTATTGTTATTTAAGCTAAATGGACGTCAACGATTCGGTATTAATGTTTTTAAAGTTAAAGAGGTGCTGCAGTGTCCACCGTTAACGAATCTACCTAAGTTAAACTCTAAGGTACGTGGTGTTGCCCATGTGCGTGGTATGACTATTTCGGTGATAGACTTGAGCGCTGCAACGGGTGGGCGTCCAATCGAGAGTGTTGAAAATAGCTTCATTATTATCTCTGAGTATAACCGCAGCGTTCAGGGCTTCTTAGTCAGTTCTGTTGAGCGAATTATTAATATGAATTGGGAAGCGATTATGCCACCTCCAAAAGGGGCGGGTAAATTCTCTTACTTAACTGCGGTAACTGAGATCGAAAATGAGTTAGTAGAGATCTTAGATGTTGAAAAAATTCTTGATGAAATCTCACCCGTTAATACCAATATCAGTAAAGAGTTAGATGATGCCTTAACGATTGACAGAGATCAGCATTACCACATCATGGTGATTGATGACTCTTCGGTCGCACGTAAGCAGATTATTAGGGCGCTCACCTCACTCGATCTGCAGATCGATACCGCCAAAGATGGTAAAGAGGCGCTAGAAAAACTTAGAGCCATGTCTGCTGAGCTTGAAGATGTTTCAACTGAGATCCCGTTGATCATTTCTGATATCGAGATGCCAGAAATGGATGGCTATACATTAACGGCAGAAATTCGTGATGATCCTAAGCTGAAAAATATCAAAGTGGTATTGCATACTTCGTTAAGTGGTGTATTTAATCAGGCTATGGTGCAAAAAGTAGGGGCTAACGATTTTATTGCTAAATTTAATCCAGATGAGTTAGCTGCAGCGGTAAACAAGCATTTAAGTCTTTAG
- a CDS encoding CheR family methyltransferase, with protein sequence MANRSLAENEYNQFRLFLEQHSGIVLGENKQYLVRSRLAPLMGKYNLPSLSDVVKHSMKPTERQLRTEVIDAMTTNETLWFRDRYPFELLSNAILPTFSRLGRPVKIWSAACSSGQEPYSLAMTILEHQQRKPGSLPASAAILATDLSPSMLERCKGAEYDNLALGRGLSDERKRQFFDVLPSGNMVVKDNVKRLVNFRAHNLLESYTLLGKFDIIFCRNVLIYFSPEAKRKILRQFAAALNPNGILFLGASESIAGLSDEFDMVRCNPGIYYQKRG encoded by the coding sequence GTGGCAAATAGATCTCTTGCTGAGAATGAGTACAATCAATTTAGATTATTCTTAGAACAACACAGTGGTATTGTGTTGGGAGAAAATAAGCAGTATTTGGTGCGTAGCCGGTTAGCGCCTCTAATGGGCAAGTACAACTTGCCGTCCTTATCAGATGTGGTTAAACATTCGATGAAACCGACAGAGCGTCAACTGCGCACTGAGGTTATCGATGCTATGACCACAAACGAAACACTATGGTTTCGCGATCGTTATCCTTTCGAGTTGTTATCGAACGCCATTTTACCCACATTTAGTCGTTTAGGCCGTCCAGTTAAGATATGGTCTGCTGCCTGTTCCTCAGGGCAAGAGCCCTATTCTTTAGCCATGACGATTCTAGAGCATCAGCAGCGTAAGCCTGGTAGTCTTCCCGCGAGTGCAGCGATCTTGGCAACCGATTTATCGCCATCTATGCTTGAGCGTTGTAAAGGTGCTGAATATGATAATCTTGCATTAGGTCGAGGCTTGTCCGATGAACGCAAACGTCAGTTTTTTGATGTTTTACCCTCGGGCAACATGGTCGTTAAAGACAATGTTAAGCGATTAGTCAACTTTCGAGCGCATAACTTGCTTGAAAGTTATACCTTATTAGGCAAGTTCGATATTATTTTTTGCCGTAATGTGTTGATCTATTTTTCACCTGAGGCAAAGCGGAAAATCCTACGGCAATTTGCTGCCGCGTTAAATCCTAACGGCATTTTGTTTTTAGGCGCATCGGAGTCTATTGCGGGTCTGTCTGACGAATTTGATATGGTGCGCTGCAATCCGGGGATCTATTATCAAAAGCGAGGCTAA
- the flgB gene encoding flagellar basal body rod protein FlgB: MAISFDKALGVHQYTLGVRSQRAEVLSSNIANADTPNYKARDVDFSKAMGAAQSQQSGLAMTKSDTKHFDMAALTQQHVGYRVPNQPDTGDGNTVDIQQEQSAFMQNALEYQMSLGFLDSKFAGMKKALRGS; this comes from the coding sequence ATGGCGATTAGTTTTGACAAAGCATTAGGGGTTCACCAGTACACTTTGGGCGTTCGTTCCCAGCGTGCAGAAGTCCTGTCTTCAAATATTGCTAATGCCGACACGCCAAACTATAAAGCCCGCGATGTCGATTTCTCAAAAGCGATGGGGGCGGCGCAATCTCAGCAATCGGGCTTAGCTATGACTAAAAGTGACACTAAACACTTCGATATGGCGGCATTAACTCAGCAACATGTGGGCTACCGAGTGCCCAATCAACCTGATACCGGAGATGGTAACACGGTTGATATTCAACAAGAGCAATCGGCATTTATGCAAAATGCACTCGAATATCAGATGTCACTGGGCTTTCTAGACAGTAAGTTCGCCGGTATGAAAAAAGCACTTAGAGGCAGTTAA
- the flgC gene encoding flagellar basal body rod protein FlgC: MSLFNIFNVAGSGMSAQSVRLNTTASNIANADSVSSSVGETYRARHPIFEAEMSKAQQHQSASASVAVKGIVESDLPLNKEFSPDHPMADTDGFIYKPNVNVMEEMANMISASRSYQMNVQVTEAAKSMLQQTLRIGK, translated from the coding sequence ATGAGCTTATTTAATATTTTTAATGTTGCAGGTTCGGGCATGTCGGCCCAGTCGGTCAGACTTAATACCACGGCAAGTAATATTGCTAACGCGGATTCTGTTTCGAGCAGTGTCGGCGAGACTTACCGCGCACGTCATCCTATTTTTGAAGCTGAGATGAGTAAGGCGCAGCAACATCAAAGTGCATCAGCATCAGTGGCCGTAAAAGGGATTGTTGAAAGCGACTTGCCACTAAATAAAGAATTCTCGCCAGACCACCCAATGGCGGACACAGACGGTTTTATTTATAAGCCGAATGTCAATGTGATGGAGGAGATGGCCAATATGATTTCAGCTTCTCGCTCTTATCAAATGAACGTACAAGTCACTGAAGCGGCTAAATCCATGCTTCAGCAGACACTTAGAATAGGCAAATAA
- the flgD gene encoding flagellar hook assembly protein FlgD — MSLINPLTATQPAPGQPQQANAISPQTAQAATQSSTTNTEQTSTGNPFLDGLRLPQESSIPEPNSQELSQEDFFSLLSQQLSMQDPFKPVDNDQMIQQMASFSTVDGISKLNEEIGNLNALTSSSQALQASGLVGQKVLIPSDTAHISAEDPSMKGIISTPEPVESITVRIEDETGQLVTTYSVDGSAGGNIDVSWDGLDKNGEPVAEGNYTFKASGKVDGTSEELPVSTYAHVTSVSLGTAATGAILNLRGVGGIKISDVLAVSEA; from the coding sequence TTGAGCCTTATTAATCCGCTCACCGCAACGCAGCCGGCTCCTGGCCAGCCGCAACAGGCTAATGCCATTTCGCCGCAAACTGCGCAGGCAGCGACTCAGAGTTCGACTACGAACACTGAGCAGACATCAACGGGAAACCCGTTTCTTGATGGACTACGTTTGCCTCAAGAAAGCTCCATTCCTGAACCTAATAGTCAGGAGTTAAGTCAGGAGGATTTCTTCTCGTTATTGAGTCAACAGCTGTCTATGCAAGACCCATTTAAGCCTGTAGATAATGATCAAATGATCCAGCAGATGGCGTCTTTCTCAACCGTAGATGGGATCAGTAAACTCAACGAAGAAATTGGCAATCTAAATGCGTTAACCAGTTCAAGCCAAGCCCTCCAAGCATCGGGGCTTGTTGGCCAAAAGGTGTTGATCCCGTCAGATACTGCGCATATCTCTGCTGAAGATCCCAGCATGAAAGGCATTATCAGCACGCCTGAGCCTGTCGAATCTATCACTGTCCGCATCGAAGATGAAACCGGTCAGTTAGTGACAACTTATAGTGTCGATGGCAGTGCCGGTGGCAACATAGATGTGAGCTGGGATGGTTTAGACAAGAACGGCGAGCCCGTAGCAGAGGGGAATTATACCTTCAAAGCCAGCGGTAAAGTTGACGGCACAAGCGAAGAGCTACCCGTATCAACTTATGCTCACGTGACCAGTGTTTCACTTGGAACCGCAGCGACTGGGGCTATTTTAAACTTACGGGGTGTTGGCGGAATTAAGATCAGTGATGTGTTAGCTGTATCTGAAGCCTAA
- the flgE gene encoding flagellar hook protein FlgE → MSFNIALSGISSAQKDLNTTANNIANVNTTGFKESRAEFADVYASSIFANSKTTVGGGVATSQVAQQFHQGSMAFTNNSLDMAINGGGFFVTSSEVGSQDHSYTRAGAFKFDSNNYIVDSAGNFLQTFPVDKDGNSTSVSLTTTKPVQIPDTAGSPVKTDSVGIQMNLNAGESTLDPAAFDPDDPDTFNNSTSVTIYDSLGEPHILTSYFVRPPNAAHTGESNWVAFYAVDGKPVDLDPAAGEYNVDTDGDGTVDGKANAENAAGWKGAAVSFNDTGAYTGSNPAVIKTEALGVGGANVLGPGADGTQTLTLDFNNPTQYASPFEVTELTQDGTTVGRLTNVEVGADGLINASYSNGSTVPLARVALVSFANEQGLSQAGNTSWKASLDSGPALAGEANSGTFGSIRSSALEQSNVDLTTELVDLISAQRNFQANSRTLEVNNTLQQTILQIR, encoded by the coding sequence ATGTCATTTAACATTGCATTGAGCGGTATATCGTCAGCCCAAAAAGATCTAAATACAACGGCAAACAACATTGCAAACGTAAACACCACAGGCTTTAAAGAGTCTCGCGCAGAGTTTGCCGACGTGTACGCTAGCTCTATTTTTGCAAACAGCAAAACCACTGTCGGTGGTGGCGTCGCGACGAGTCAGGTTGCTCAGCAGTTCCATCAGGGCAGTATGGCTTTCACCAACAATTCACTCGATATGGCGATTAACGGTGGTGGCTTCTTTGTGACCTCATCTGAAGTGGGTTCTCAAGATCATTCATACACACGAGCAGGTGCATTTAAGTTCGACTCAAATAACTATATCGTTGATTCAGCTGGCAACTTCTTACAGACGTTCCCTGTCGATAAAGACGGTAATTCGACATCGGTGAGTTTAACGACCACTAAGCCGGTACAAATTCCTGATACGGCGGGTAGCCCAGTTAAGACCGATAGTGTCGGTATTCAGATGAATCTTAATGCGGGGGAGTCCACACTCGATCCAGCTGCTTTCGATCCCGATGACCCAGATACGTTTAACAACTCAACCTCGGTGACCATCTATGATTCACTCGGTGAGCCACATATTCTAACTTCATACTTCGTACGCCCACCTAATGCTGCGCATACCGGTGAGAGCAACTGGGTTGCATTTTACGCGGTAGACGGTAAGCCTGTCGATTTAGACCCCGCAGCTGGTGAGTATAATGTCGATACCGATGGTGACGGTACAGTAGATGGCAAGGCCAATGCTGAAAACGCGGCTGGCTGGAAGGGCGCGGCAGTCTCTTTCAATGATACAGGTGCTTACACTGGCAGTAACCCTGCGGTTATTAAGACCGAAGCCTTAGGTGTTGGCGGCGCTAACGTATTAGGCCCTGGCGCCGATGGTACCCAGACCTTAACGCTGGACTTTAATAACCCGACTCAATATGCATCACCATTTGAAGTGACAGAGTTAACCCAGGACGGTACAACGGTTGGGCGTTTAACCAATGTTGAAGTGGGTGCAGATGGTCTAATTAATGCCAGTTACAGTAACGGCTCTACCGTGCCACTAGCACGCGTCGCCTTGGTTAGTTTTGCTAACGAGCAGGGGTTATCACAGGCGGGTAACACCTCTTGGAAGGCGAGCTTAGACTCGGGTCCTGCACTTGCCGGTGAGGCAAACAGCGGTACTTTCGGTAGTATCCGTTCATCGGCACTGGAGCAGTCCAACGTAGATTTAACCACCGAGCTAGTCGATTTAATCTCGGCTCAGCGTAACTTCCAAGCCAACTCTAGAACGCTTGAAGTTAACAACACCTTACAACAGACGATATTGCAAATTCGTTAA
- the flgF gene encoding flagellar basal-body rod protein FlgF: MDKLLYVAMSGAKQNMNSLAVSANNLANANTDGFKSSLAQARSMQAFGEGLPTRVFSMTETPSANFSSGPIKTTGRDLDIAVKGDGWIAVQAENGGEAYTRSGSLRFDNSGVLRNDRGTPVMGDNGPIVLPLPIEKVEISQDGIVSVRPSGATAEVIEEVGRIKLVNPGNQNLMRGEDGLFRLMSGENAPSDPSVGLLSGAVEGSNVNAVHEMVSMIDLQRQFEMQVKMMKTAEENDRASSSLMRIS; this comes from the coding sequence GTGGACAAATTGCTCTATGTCGCGATGAGCGGCGCAAAACAGAATATGAATTCGTTGGCGGTTAGTGCCAACAATTTGGCCAACGCGAATACCGATGGCTTTAAATCCTCTCTTGCTCAAGCTCGCTCAATGCAAGCTTTTGGCGAAGGTCTGCCTACGCGTGTGTTCTCGATGACTGAAACCCCGTCAGCTAATTTTTCCAGCGGTCCAATCAAAACTACTGGTCGTGATTTAGACATTGCCGTTAAAGGTGATGGTTGGATTGCGGTGCAAGCCGAAAATGGCGGCGAAGCCTATACCCGCTCAGGCAGTTTACGTTTCGATAACTCAGGTGTGCTGCGTAATGATAGAGGTACGCCAGTGATGGGCGACAATGGCCCTATTGTATTACCGCTGCCGATTGAAAAGGTCGAGATCTCTCAAGACGGTATCGTTTCTGTCCGTCCATCGGGGGCGACAGCTGAGGTGATTGAGGAAGTCGGTCGTATTAAACTCGTTAACCCGGGTAACCAAAATTTAATGCGTGGGGAAGATGGCTTGTTTCGCTTAATGTCGGGTGAAAATGCACCGTCTGACCCAAGCGTAGGTCTGCTTAGTGGCGCTGTCGAAGGCAGTAACGTCAATGCAGTCCATGAGATGGTATCTATGATTGACCTACAGCGTCAGTTTGAGATGCAAGTGAAAATGATGAAAACAGCAGAAGAGAACGATCGCGCGTCCTCTTCCTTAATGCGCATAAGCTAG
- the flgG gene encoding flagellar basal-body rod protein FlgG, which yields MHPALWISKTGLDAQQTDISVISNNVANASTVGFKKSRAVFEDLLYQNVSQAGGISASNTKLPNGLSIGAGTKVVATQEMFTQGNMLTTDNSLDLMVEGPGFFEVQLPDGTAAYTRNGQFSLDETGQIVTPGSGYVIQPAITIPEGATSITVSAEGEVSVKTPGNAENQVVGQLAIADFINPSGLDPMGQNLYLETGASGTPIQGTASLDGMGAIRQGALETSNVNVTEELVNLIESQRIYEMNSKVISAVDQMLSYVNQNL from the coding sequence ATGCATCCCGCTTTATGGATAAGTAAGACTGGTTTAGACGCTCAGCAAACCGATATTTCAGTTATTTCTAACAACGTGGCTAACGCCAGTACCGTCGGCTTTAAAAAGAGCCGTGCAGTATTTGAAGACTTGCTGTACCAAAACGTCAGTCAAGCTGGGGGGATCAGTGCATCGAACACTAAATTACCGAACGGTTTGAGTATTGGTGCGGGTACCAAAGTGGTCGCAACTCAAGAGATGTTTACTCAGGGCAACATGTTAACCACTGACAACTCACTCGATTTGATGGTTGAAGGCCCAGGTTTTTTTGAAGTGCAATTGCCAGATGGTACCGCCGCTTATACCCGTAATGGCCAGTTTAGTTTAGATGAAACAGGGCAGATCGTAACGCCGGGCTCGGGTTATGTGATTCAGCCTGCTATCACCATTCCAGAAGGGGCTACGAGTATTACCGTCTCGGCCGAAGGTGAAGTGTCTGTTAAGACGCCAGGAAATGCTGAAAACCAAGTGGTGGGTCAATTGGCCATTGCTGATTTTATTAATCCGTCGGGGCTAGACCCAATGGGGCAGAACCTGTACCTAGAGACGGGTGCAAGTGGCACACCTATTCAAGGTACGGCTTCACTCGATGGCATGGGCGCAATCCGTCAGGGGGCTCTTGAAACCTCAAACGTGAACGTGACCGAAGAGTTGGTAAACCTAATTGAAAGTCAGCGTATTTACGAGATGAACTCAAAGGTGATCTCTGCGGTTGACCAGATGTTGTCTTACGTTAACCAGAATCTTTAA
- the flgH gene encoding flagellar basal body L-ring protein FlgH, whose amino-acid sequence MKHLWALLFMAALSGCNSTNGKPIADDPYYAPVYPEAPPTKIAATGSMYQDSQASSLYSDIKALKVGDIITVYLMEQTQAKKSANNEISKGTDLSLDPIYAGGGNVTIGGNPIDLRYKDSMNTKRESDADQSNSLSGSISANVMQVLNNGNLVIRGEKWISINNGDEFVRITGIVRAQDIRPDNTIDSQRVANARIQYSGTGTFAEVQKVGWLASFFMGSWWPF is encoded by the coding sequence ATGAAGCATTTGTGGGCACTTTTGTTTATGGCGGCTCTGTCCGGTTGTAATTCGACTAACGGCAAGCCTATTGCTGACGATCCTTATTACGCGCCCGTTTACCCAGAGGCGCCGCCAACCAAAATCGCTGCAACAGGCTCTATGTATCAAGATAGTCAGGCATCGAGTCTTTACTCTGATATTAAAGCGCTAAAAGTGGGTGACATCATCACCGTATATTTGATGGAGCAGACTCAGGCTAAAAAGAGCGCTAATAACGAGATCTCAAAGGGAACAGACTTATCTTTGGACCCCATTTATGCAGGTGGTGGCAATGTCACTATCGGCGGTAACCCCATCGATCTGCGCTACAAAGACAGCATGAATACCAAACGTGAATCGGATGCAGATCAAAGCAACAGCTTGTCTGGCAGTATTTCAGCAAACGTGATGCAAGTACTTAACAACGGTAATTTGGTTATTCGTGGTGAAAAATGGATAAGCATCAACAACGGTGATGAGTTTGTTCGCATTACCGGTATTGTGCGCGCGCAAGATATTCGACCCGACAATACGATTGACTCACAACGAGTGGCAAATGCTCGCATTCAGTACAGCGGAACGGGGACCTTTGCCGAAGTACAAAAAGTGGGTTGGTTAGCCTCATTCTTTATGGGCAGCTGGTGGCCGTTCTAG
- a CDS encoding flagellar basal body P-ring protein FlgI encodes MKLKLVLLCAMLVLTTPVHAQRIKDIANVQGVRSNQLIGYGLVVGLPGTGEKTRYTEQTFKTMLKNFGINLPDNFRPKIKNIAVVAVSADMPPFIKPGQTLDVTVSSLGEAKSLRGGMLLQTFLKGVDGNVYAIAQGSMVVSGFSAEGMDGSKVIQNTPTVGRIPNGAIIERTVATPFSTGDHLTFNLRRADFSTAKRLADSINDLLGPGMARPLDAASVQVSAPRDVSQRVSFLATLENIEVEPAAESAKVIVNSRTGTIVVGQNVKLLPAAVTHGGLTVTIAEATQVSQPNPFGNGQTVVTTDSTIDVAEEDSRMFMFNPGTTLDELVRAVNLVGAAPSDVLAILEALKMAGALHGELIII; translated from the coding sequence ATGAAATTAAAGTTGGTATTGCTATGTGCCATGTTGGTATTGACCACTCCCGTACATGCACAGCGCATTAAAGACATTGCAAACGTACAAGGTGTGCGTAGTAACCAGTTAATCGGCTACGGTTTAGTGGTGGGTTTGCCAGGCACGGGTGAGAAGACCCGTTATACCGAGCAGACCTTTAAAACCATGTTGAAAAACTTTGGCATTAACTTGCCTGATAACTTCAGACCCAAGATTAAAAACATTGCGGTTGTTGCCGTGAGCGCCGATATGCCGCCGTTTATCAAGCCGGGCCAAACCCTAGATGTGACCGTTTCAAGCTTAGGTGAGGCAAAAAGCTTACGTGGCGGCATGCTACTGCAAACCTTCCTAAAAGGTGTCGATGGCAATGTGTATGCGATAGCTCAAGGCAGTATGGTGGTCAGTGGTTTTAGCGCCGAAGGCATGGATGGCTCTAAAGTTATTCAAAACACACCCACCGTTGGTCGTATCCCCAATGGTGCAATCATCGAGCGTACCGTCGCAACGCCATTTTCAACCGGCGATCACTTAACCTTTAACCTGCGCCGCGCCGACTTTTCTACTGCAAAGCGTTTGGCCGATTCGATTAATGACCTGTTAGGCCCAGGTATGGCAAGACCGCTGGATGCCGCATCTGTGCAGGTTAGCGCCCCACGTGATGTATCCCAGCGCGTGTCATTTTTGGCAACGCTTGAGAATATCGAAGTTGAGCCTGCTGCTGAGTCTGCCAAGGTAATTGTGAACTCTCGCACCGGTACGATTGTTGTGGGACAAAACGTCAAATTATTGCCAGCAGCGGTGACCCATGGTGGCCTAACGGTGACAATCGCTGAAGCCACGCAGGTTTCACAGCCTAATCCATTTGGTAATGGGCAAACTGTTGTCACCACCGACAGTACCATTGATGTGGCCGAAGAAGACAGTCGCATGTTTATGTTTAACCCCGGAACCACCCTAGATGAGCTCGTTCGCGCAGTTAATTTGGTGGGCGCGGCCCCGTCAGATGTACTTGCGATACTGGAAGCGCTAAAGATGGCAGGCGCTTTGCATGGTGAATTGATAATTATCTAA